Proteins co-encoded in one Haloarcula sp. DT43 genomic window:
- a CDS encoding ABC transporter ATP-binding protein, with the protein MSEVTLSNVSKVYDDDVLAVKELSLSVSDGEFVVVVGPSGCGKSTTLRMIAGLETVTAGEIAIGDTVVNDVRPQDRNIAMVFQSYALYPHMTVRENMSFGLRLSGEYDEQVDERVEEAAELLEISDLLEDLPKQLSGGQQQRVALGRAIVRDPEVFLMDEPLSNLDAKLRTQMRTEIQRIQEELDVTTVYVTHDQTEAMTMADRIVILNDGELQQVDPPERCYDEPNNKFVAGFIGSPSMNFFDVTVTASDGGTRFESPAVDFEIDLDIPDGDYTLGVRPEDFVAGQGGEYIDTVVDVVEPMGSDNFLYLQTTGDSKEVVARVASEYRPHRGDELSLGFDTDDMHLFDPDGERVAVTELQATESV; encoded by the coding sequence ATGAGTGAGGTTACACTGTCGAACGTTAGCAAGGTATACGACGACGATGTCCTTGCGGTCAAGGAGTTGTCCCTCTCGGTGTCGGACGGTGAGTTCGTCGTCGTCGTCGGCCCGTCGGGGTGTGGGAAATCGACCACGTTGCGGATGATAGCGGGTCTGGAAACCGTGACGGCCGGCGAAATCGCCATCGGTGACACAGTCGTCAACGACGTCAGGCCACAGGACCGGAACATCGCGATGGTGTTCCAGAGCTACGCGCTGTACCCGCACATGACCGTGCGTGAGAACATGTCGTTCGGGCTGCGTCTCTCGGGGGAGTACGACGAGCAGGTCGACGAGCGGGTCGAGGAGGCGGCGGAACTGCTCGAGATATCCGACCTCCTGGAGGACTTGCCCAAACAACTCTCCGGGGGGCAACAGCAGCGGGTCGCGCTCGGGCGGGCAATCGTCCGTGACCCCGAGGTGTTCCTGATGGACGAGCCGCTGTCGAACCTGGACGCGAAGCTCCGAACCCAGATGCGGACCGAAATCCAGCGGATTCAGGAGGAACTCGACGTCACGACCGTCTACGTCACCCACGACCAGACCGAGGCGATGACGATGGCCGACCGCATCGTCATCCTCAACGACGGCGAACTCCAGCAGGTCGACCCGCCCGAGCGGTGCTACGACGAACCGAACAACAAGTTCGTCGCGGGCTTCATCGGCTCGCCCTCGATGAACTTCTTCGACGTGACCGTCACTGCCAGCGACGGGGGCACCCGATTCGAATCGCCGGCCGTCGACTTCGAAATCGACCTCGACATCCCGGACGGCGACTACACGCTCGGCGTCCGGCCGGAGGACTTCGTGGCCGGTCAGGGGGGCGAGTACATCGACACCGTCGTCGACGTCGTCGAGCCGATGGGGTCCGACAATTTCCTCTACCTGCAGACCACGGGCGATTCGAAAGAGGTCGTCGCGCGGGTGGCCAGCGAATACCGGCCACATCGCGGCGACGAGCTCTCGCTGGGATTCGACACGGACGACATGCACCTGTTCGACCCTGACGGCGAGCGCGTGGCAGTGACCGAGTTGCAGGCGACGGAGTCGGTGTAA
- a CDS encoding tyrosine-type recombinase/integrase yields the protein MYLKARQDELTESTIQSQEYRLEAFEQFCREEGIENLNDLSGRDLYAYRVWRREGNGKGRDEIEPITLRGQLATVRSFLRFAAEVDAVPEDLRTKVPLPTISNAGEVSASTLDPERADVILDYFQMYKYASRVHVIALLLWHTGARMGAIRGLDIDDCELEQDNPGIQFVHRPQTDTPLKNGEKGQRWNAISDHVANVLQDYIDGPREPVFDEHGRRPLITTSQGRASTSTFRTTMYRVTRPCWRGAECPHDRDPDECEATSNRKASTCPSARSPHDVRSGRVTAYRREDVPRRVVSDRLNASDQILDKHYDRRGEREKSEQRRDYLPEV from the coding sequence ATGTACCTCAAAGCCCGACAGGACGAACTGACCGAATCAACGATTCAGTCACAGGAGTATCGGTTAGAAGCCTTCGAGCAGTTCTGCCGCGAAGAGGGCATTGAGAACTTGAACGACCTCTCGGGCCGCGATCTGTACGCCTATCGCGTCTGGCGGCGTGAAGGAAACGGGAAGGGCCGCGACGAGATCGAGCCCATAACCCTTCGCGGGCAGCTGGCCACGGTCCGTTCGTTCCTCCGATTCGCTGCTGAGGTAGATGCAGTACCCGAGGATCTTCGGACGAAGGTCCCGCTGCCGACGATCAGCAACGCTGGTGAGGTGAGTGCATCGACGCTTGATCCCGAGCGTGCTGATGTGATTCTCGATTACTTCCAGATGTACAAGTACGCATCAAGGGTCCACGTCATCGCCCTGTTGTTGTGGCACACCGGAGCCCGCATGGGCGCGATTCGTGGGCTGGATATCGATGACTGCGAACTCGAACAGGACAATCCGGGCATCCAGTTTGTCCATCGCCCACAGACCGATACGCCGCTAAAGAACGGGGAGAAGGGGCAGCGATGGAACGCTATCAGTGACCACGTTGCCAACGTTTTGCAGGACTACATCGACGGGCCGCGTGAACCGGTTTTCGACGAGCATGGGCGTCGACCGCTCATTACGACTTCGCAGGGTCGTGCTTCCACGTCGACGTTCCGGACGACGATGTACAGGGTTACCCGACCATGCTGGCGGGGAGCGGAATGCCCGCATGATCGTGACCCGGATGAGTGCGAAGCTACGTCGAATCGGAAGGCTTCGACGTGCCCATCCGCTCGGTCACCACATGACGTTCGGAGTGGCAGGGTTACCGCGTATCGGCGTGAGGATGTCCCGCGCCGTGTGGTGTCGGACCGACTGAACGCGAGCGACCAGATTCTCGATAAGCATTACGACCGCCGTGGCGAACGTGAGAAGTCCGAACAGCGCCGTGATTACCTCCCTGAAGTGTAA
- a CDS encoding DUF7692 domain-containing protein: protein MRIREDGKHAHRTDTIEQAAEFWDCNKTKALMRSAEFSWRIDEQIQTVLCRDDLTIRQKREIGQALSIAGVYEIESTQSLTIQK, encoded by the coding sequence ATGCGAATCCGCGAAGATGGTAAGCACGCGCATCGCACGGATACTATTGAGCAGGCTGCCGAGTTCTGGGACTGTAACAAAACGAAGGCACTCATGCGCTCAGCCGAGTTCTCTTGGCGAATCGACGAGCAAATACAAACCGTGCTGTGTCGGGACGATCTTACTATTCGACAGAAGCGAGAGATAGGTCAGGCTCTGAGTATAGCCGGAGTATATGAGATTGAGAGTACACAATCACTAACGATTCAAAAATAG
- a CDS encoding NAD(P)/FAD-dependent oxidoreductase: MTRVGVVGAGAGAAALTHVLDRTTDAEVTVLEKSGGLCGRAATRRHGDLTYDYGANYLKSDDGRVNDLVSEVLGTDGLVDVTEPVYTFDRDGAVSPGRAADEHKWSYGAGLTQVAKRLFGGTDATVHRRTRVESIARDDGSWTLTDTDGTEWGPFDALVLNPPAPQTAALLRSTDWHDDRRDALLAAVEAVDYRAVYTAVLHYEFELDRPYYALVNTDKEHDVGWIAREECKAGHVPDGQSLLVVQSVHDWAIEHYDDDATENVAALAGMTADIIGDDRLAEPAWSDHQGWRYALPEGGVASGPVDSAEDAGLYCVGDWVPGEGRLHAAIRCGLDAGERMAYAL, encoded by the coding sequence ATGACACGAGTCGGCGTTGTCGGTGCCGGAGCGGGCGCTGCGGCGCTCACACACGTGCTGGACCGCACGACTGATGCCGAAGTGACGGTCCTAGAGAAGTCCGGCGGGCTCTGTGGCCGCGCGGCCACCCGCCGGCACGGGGACCTGACGTACGATTACGGCGCTAACTACCTGAAGTCCGACGACGGCCGCGTGAACGACCTCGTCAGTGAGGTGCTCGGTACGGACGGGCTGGTGGATGTCACGGAGCCGGTGTACACGTTCGACCGTGATGGGGCGGTGTCGCCGGGTCGAGCGGCTGACGAGCACAAATGGAGCTACGGAGCGGGGCTAACACAGGTCGCCAAACGACTGTTCGGCGGGACCGACGCGACCGTCCACCGGCGCACAAGAGTCGAGAGTATCGCTAGGGACGATGGCAGCTGGACCCTGACCGATACGGACGGCACGGAGTGGGGGCCGTTCGATGCGCTGGTCCTGAACCCGCCGGCCCCGCAGACCGCCGCCCTCCTGCGTTCGACTGACTGGCATGACGACCGCCGCGACGCGCTGCTGGCGGCCGTCGAGGCCGTCGATTACCGCGCCGTGTACACAGCGGTGCTACACTACGAGTTCGAGCTGGACCGGCCGTACTACGCGCTGGTGAACACGGACAAGGAACACGACGTGGGCTGGATTGCTCGCGAGGAGTGCAAGGCCGGCCACGTCCCCGACGGACAGAGCCTCCTGGTCGTCCAGTCGGTCCACGACTGGGCCATCGAGCACTACGACGACGACGCCACGGAGAACGTCGCCGCGCTCGCGGGGATGACAGCCGATATTATCGGCGACGACCGACTGGCGGAGCCAGCCTGGAGCGACCACCAGGGCTGGCGGTACGCCCTTCCCGAGGGCGGCGTGGCTAGCGGGCCCGTCGACAGCGCCGAGGACGCTGGGCTGTACTGCGTGGGCGACTGGGTGCCCGGCGAGGGCCGTCTCCACGCCGCCATCCGGTGCGGACTGGATGCCGGCGAGCGGATGGCCTACGCGCTCTGA
- a CDS encoding carbohydrate ABC transporter permease — protein sequence MSLAEEYTDTTDASRLERGLAYFQRNSRAYLLIAPTALFLLAVVGYPILETFRLSLYQSPADSNIETFVGLQHYAEIVTSDIFYQLLWQTGRWVVVGVAGKTVMGLLIAVHLKGDIRGRKFFRTAFLIPWGIPYAISAVVFRWIEHPQFGFLNAILLKLGLIEQGIGILGNPDIAWLGVVVADIWIGTPFMAIIFLAGLQSIPQELYEAAAIDGAERWHQFCYITLPQLKSVILIATLLSTIWTFVSFDTIWTMTGGGPLSTTATLVIHIYQVGLQNGNLGRGAAYSVVGFLFLFVFAIIYLRVYTRGGDEL from the coding sequence ATGAGCCTCGCCGAGGAGTACACTGACACGACAGACGCCTCGCGTCTCGAGCGAGGCCTGGCGTACTTCCAGCGCAACAGCCGGGCGTATCTCCTGATTGCGCCGACGGCCCTGTTCCTGCTGGCCGTCGTCGGCTATCCGATACTGGAGACGTTCCGCCTCTCGCTGTACCAGTCGCCCGCGGACTCGAACATAGAGACGTTCGTGGGCCTCCAGCATTACGCGGAAATCGTCACCAGCGACATCTTCTACCAGTTGCTCTGGCAGACGGGGCGCTGGGTCGTCGTCGGCGTCGCCGGCAAGACCGTCATGGGGCTGCTCATCGCCGTCCACCTCAAGGGCGACATCCGCGGCCGGAAGTTCTTCCGGACGGCGTTTCTCATCCCGTGGGGCATCCCGTACGCCATCTCGGCGGTCGTCTTCCGCTGGATAGAACACCCGCAGTTCGGCTTCCTCAACGCCATCTTGCTCAAGCTCGGCCTCATCGAGCAGGGCATCGGTATCCTCGGCAACCCCGACATCGCGTGGCTCGGCGTCGTCGTCGCGGACATCTGGATAGGGACGCCGTTCATGGCCATCATCTTCCTCGCGGGCCTCCAGTCGATTCCACAGGAGCTCTACGAGGCGGCGGCCATCGACGGGGCCGAGCGGTGGCATCAGTTCTGCTACATCACGCTCCCGCAGCTCAAGAGCGTCATCCTGATCGCGACGCTGCTGTCGACCATCTGGACGTTCGTCAGCTTCGACACCATCTGGACGATGACCGGCGGCGGCCCGCTCAGCACGACCGCGACGCTGGTCATCCACATCTATCAGGTGGGCCTCCAGAACGGGAACCTCGGACGCGGCGCGGCCTACAGCGTCGTCGGGTTCCTGTTCCTGTTCGTGTTCGCCATCATCTACCTTCGAGTCTACACCCGCGGGGGTGACGAGCTATGA
- a CDS encoding mandelate racemase/muconate lactonizing enzyme family protein codes for MEITDVTAVTVDVPLAGLDEHLGIGPYVTNHGRLESMERVLVRVDTDEGISGWGEMRVFLSPEATEAIIEDGVGPMIQGQSPFEIERLRRQVFVEYTNVDMFFAAVETACWDIVGKALDRPVYELLGGWTAPTQGTQQHRQNIEGDDTSPSPVPVAFCLGILSPEESRAKAREALDAGFSVLKTKAGRDWRQDVERIEAMHDETDGQLEFRLDPNQGWTLEQAVRVGAMLEDAGIYLQYMEQPIRVDSHRSLARLRQRLRQPIAPNEDTYISHNIQSLVEAGAMDVGVIDLTPAGGISGIRQQAALLEDAGVPFTHHCAFDLGIRTAAILHGVTGIPGFSLPPDSTYYGWDGEIIEQPFEVSDGCLPAPEGPGLGISVDMDAVAEYRC; via the coding sequence ATGGAGATAACTGACGTGACAGCCGTTACTGTAGACGTGCCGCTGGCGGGTCTCGACGAGCATCTCGGCATCGGCCCCTACGTGACGAACCACGGTCGACTGGAGTCGATGGAGCGGGTGCTCGTCCGCGTGGACACCGACGAGGGCATCAGCGGCTGGGGGGAGATGCGGGTGTTCCTCTCGCCCGAGGCCACCGAAGCGATTATCGAGGACGGCGTCGGCCCGATGATACAGGGCCAGTCGCCGTTCGAAATCGAGCGGCTCCGGCGACAGGTGTTCGTCGAGTACACCAACGTCGATATGTTCTTCGCGGCGGTCGAGACGGCCTGCTGGGACATCGTGGGCAAGGCGCTCGACCGGCCGGTGTACGAACTCCTGGGCGGGTGGACGGCCCCGACGCAGGGAACTCAACAGCACCGTCAGAACATCGAGGGCGACGACACGTCACCCTCGCCCGTCCCCGTCGCCTTCTGTCTCGGCATTCTCTCGCCCGAGGAGTCCCGCGCGAAGGCCCGCGAGGCCCTCGATGCCGGGTTCTCGGTGCTCAAGACGAAGGCCGGCCGGGACTGGCGACAGGACGTCGAGCGAATCGAAGCGATGCACGACGAGACGGACGGCCAACTGGAGTTCCGCCTCGACCCGAACCAGGGGTGGACGCTCGAACAGGCCGTCCGCGTCGGCGCGATGCTCGAAGACGCCGGAATCTACCTCCAGTACATGGAACAGCCGATTCGCGTCGACTCCCATCGCTCGCTGGCACGCCTCCGCCAGCGGCTCAGGCAGCCAATCGCGCCGAACGAGGACACCTATATCTCGCACAACATCCAGTCGCTCGTCGAAGCCGGCGCGATGGACGTCGGCGTCATCGACCTGACGCCGGCCGGCGGCATCAGCGGCATCCGTCAGCAGGCCGCGCTCCTCGAAGACGCGGGGGTGCCGTTCACCCATCACTGCGCCTTCGACCTGGGTATTCGCACCGCCGCGATTCTCCACGGCGTCACCGGTATCCCCGGGTTCTCGCTCCCGCCGGACTCGACGTACTACGGCTGGGACGGCGAAATCATCGAGCAGCCGTTCGAGGTCAGCGACGGGTGTCTCCCGGCCCCGGAGGGGCCCGGGCTCGGCATCTCGGTCGACATGGACGCGGTCGCGGAGTACCGATGCTGA
- a CDS encoding helix-turn-helix domain-containing protein, translated as MRQSGSWMTIWDDRILEIIREEESGTSTELAKRDEIHIAQSTVSRRLQKLSEHGLLRALGNGVYVLTDEGEAYLEEKYDAERERYINGGGSSDGENGADAADGPGINS; from the coding sequence ATGCGTCAGTCAGGATCTTGGATGACTATCTGGGATGACCGAATACTGGAGATAATCCGCGAAGAGGAATCAGGAACCTCAACGGAGCTCGCAAAGCGAGATGAGATCCATATTGCCCAGTCCACGGTTTCTCGCCGACTGCAGAAACTTAGCGAACACGGCCTCCTTCGCGCTCTCGGAAATGGAGTTTACGTCCTCACTGACGAGGGAGAAGCGTACCTCGAAGAAAAATACGACGCTGAAAGAGAACGCTATATCAACGGTGGCGGATCTTCCGACGGAGAAAATGGTGCTGATGCGGCTGACGGTCCCGGAATCAACAGCTGA
- a CDS encoding carbohydrate ABC transporter permease — protein sequence MTMAGYDRSRLRKVRLYGVLLALLGVMMLPFYTMFSSTLKPENEIFSAPATLVPSDPTIQAYLDVWTQTDVLLWIANSFVISLGTVALTLALAIPAAYSCARNDFVGKRTFLLSVLVVQMFAPVVLIVGLFDVITQFGLFNTYLAVIIPAAAFTLPFNVWMLYGYFKTIPVALEESARIDGASQFQILTKIVLPLTKPALVASITYTFLYAWNRLLFVLTFLTDSAKYNVPRGVFSMVGALQTDWRMMLTVSVIGIVPLLILFAFLEEYIVAGMTAGAVKE from the coding sequence ATGACGATGGCCGGCTACGATCGCAGCAGACTCCGCAAGGTCCGCCTCTACGGCGTGTTGCTGGCCCTGCTCGGGGTCATGATGCTTCCGTTCTACACCATGTTCTCGAGCACGCTCAAACCCGAGAACGAAATCTTCTCCGCGCCCGCGACGCTGGTGCCGTCCGACCCCACCATCCAGGCGTACCTCGACGTGTGGACCCAGACCGACGTGTTGCTCTGGATAGCGAACAGCTTCGTCATCTCGCTCGGGACCGTCGCGCTCACGCTCGCGCTGGCGATTCCGGCGGCGTACTCCTGTGCGCGTAACGACTTCGTCGGCAAGCGGACGTTCCTGCTGTCGGTCCTCGTCGTCCAGATGTTCGCGCCGGTGGTGTTGATCGTCGGCCTGTTCGACGTCATCACGCAGTTCGGCTTGTTCAACACCTACCTGGCCGTCATCATCCCGGCGGCGGCGTTCACCCTGCCGTTCAACGTCTGGATGCTGTACGGCTACTTCAAGACCATCCCGGTCGCGCTGGAGGAGTCGGCCCGCATCGACGGGGCGAGCCAGTTCCAGATTCTGACGAAAATCGTGTTGCCCCTGACCAAGCCGGCGCTGGTCGCGAGCATCACGTACACGTTCCTCTACGCGTGGAACCGGCTCCTGTTCGTGCTGACCTTCCTCACCGACAGCGCGAAGTACAACGTCCCGCGTGGCGTCTTCTCGATGGTCGGCGCGCTCCAGACCGACTGGCGGATGATGCTGACGGTGTCGGTCATCGGCATCGTCCCGCTGTTGATTCTGTTTGCCTTCCTCGAAGAGTACATCGTCGCCGGGATGACGGCGGGCGCGGTCAAGGAGTAA
- a CDS encoding creatininase family protein: MLYETIGRKDSEWAGKTARDVRAVGEQSGSVLIVPVGSVEQHGDHLPVVTDTLLVEAMVDAAVDRLDETPVLVTPPVWSGFSPHHLTFGGTLSLEFAHLRATLEDIAHTGIENGFDAVLFVNGHGGNGPLIDAVVSTVGTETDAEVLGTTYFRLAADATEEIRQSGTGGMAHGGEFETSLMLAIRPDLVGDPTVRDAEPMDEHYRWAGQDLLDGGPVSVYRPFDAYSGSGAIGAPEQASAETGQRLRSAIGDELAALLVAIHEHNA; encoded by the coding sequence ATGCTGTACGAGACCATCGGCCGAAAAGACAGCGAATGGGCCGGAAAGACCGCGAGAGACGTCCGTGCGGTCGGCGAGCAGTCGGGGTCGGTACTGATTGTCCCGGTGGGGAGCGTGGAGCAACACGGCGACCACTTGCCGGTCGTCACCGACACGCTCCTGGTGGAGGCGATGGTGGACGCCGCCGTCGACCGCCTCGACGAGACGCCCGTGCTCGTCACGCCGCCGGTCTGGAGCGGCTTCTCGCCCCACCACCTCACCTTCGGCGGCACCCTCTCGCTGGAGTTCGCGCACCTCCGGGCGACGCTCGAAGACATCGCCCACACCGGTATCGAGAACGGGTTCGACGCCGTGCTGTTCGTCAACGGCCACGGCGGGAACGGGCCGCTCATCGACGCCGTCGTCAGCACCGTCGGTACCGAGACCGACGCGGAAGTCCTGGGGACGACGTACTTCCGACTGGCGGCCGACGCCACCGAGGAAATCAGACAGAGCGGGACCGGCGGAATGGCACACGGCGGGGAGTTCGAGACGTCGCTCATGCTCGCGATACGGCCGGACCTGGTGGGCGACCCCACAGTCCGAGACGCCGAGCCGATGGACGAACACTACCGGTGGGCCGGCCAGGACTTGCTCGACGGAGGGCCGGTCTCGGTGTACCGGCCGTTCGACGCGTACTCCGGGTCCGGCGCTATCGGGGCCCCCGAACAGGCCAGCGCGGAAACGGGGCAACGGCTCCGGTCGGCAATCGGCGACGAACTCGCGGCGCTGCTGGTCGCGATTCACGAACACAACGCGTGA
- a CDS encoding IclR family transcriptional regulator encodes MSNQDTKTISAVETTFDILSALTKLEPVGLSELATHLDLPTSTLFIHLNTLVERDYVVKESGKYRRSFRFLEHGGSVRHRLDASRLLRNKVKELSDETGEIAGAGIEENGQRVILYRSSGEKAAGDEIPIGNHTEMHWTSLGKVILANLPREKRTSIVEEHGLPKGTDETLTSRDELESALERIREQGYAIDDEEHLRGVRGVAVPIFDEEDKVMVSLGITGPRDRFTSNYMARLLDMLRYTKNEIEVRSQYYEYSTIDG; translated from the coding sequence ATGTCGAACCAAGATACGAAAACTATCAGCGCCGTCGAAACGACGTTTGATATTTTATCCGCGCTGACAAAACTCGAACCCGTGGGCCTTTCCGAGCTTGCGACGCACCTAGATCTCCCCACGAGCACGCTGTTTATTCACCTCAACACGCTCGTGGAGCGGGACTACGTGGTGAAGGAGTCGGGGAAGTATCGGCGCTCGTTTCGATTTCTCGAACACGGTGGGAGCGTTCGCCATCGGCTAGACGCCAGCCGACTCCTCCGGAACAAGGTCAAGGAACTCAGCGACGAGACGGGCGAGATTGCCGGCGCGGGTATCGAAGAGAACGGACAGAGGGTGATTCTCTACCGGAGTTCCGGTGAGAAAGCCGCGGGGGACGAAATCCCGATTGGCAACCACACCGAGATGCACTGGACGTCGCTCGGGAAGGTGATTCTCGCGAACCTCCCACGCGAAAAACGGACCAGTATCGTCGAGGAGCATGGACTCCCGAAAGGGACGGACGAGACGCTGACATCACGGGACGAGCTCGAATCGGCACTGGAGCGGATTCGCGAGCAGGGCTACGCGATAGACGACGAAGAACACCTCAGAGGCGTCCGCGGTGTCGCCGTTCCCATATTCGACGAAGAAGATAAAGTCATGGTCTCGCTCGGAATTACCGGTCCCAGAGACAGATTCACGTCCAATTATATGGCCAGACTGCTGGATATGCTCAGATATACGAAAAACGAAATCGAAGTTCGCAGCCAGTACTACGAATACAGCACTATCGATGGATGA
- a CDS encoding type IV pilin N-terminal domain-containing protein translates to MDLKELFRDDDAVSPVIGVILMVAITVILAAVIASFVLGLGDQAQQATPQASFSFDYNEVGGDGNGYVTVTHDGGDSIEAQELYVRGSGITDTGDSSATYIIDGTATGSWEDAGYTGGSEITAGQTVDVEASGAYDIRVVYEPVEGDTSATLAEDSGPDA, encoded by the coding sequence ATGGACTTGAAAGAACTATTCCGTGACGATGACGCCGTCTCCCCAGTTATCGGCGTTATCCTGATGGTCGCAATTACAGTGATTCTTGCGGCTGTCATCGCATCATTCGTGCTCGGTCTCGGTGACCAGGCTCAGCAAGCAACCCCGCAGGCCAGTTTCTCATTCGACTACAACGAAGTCGGTGGAGACGGGAATGGATATGTGACTGTCACCCACGATGGTGGCGATTCGATAGAGGCACAGGAACTCTATGTTCGTGGGAGTGGGATTACTGATACCGGTGACTCAAGTGCGACATACATAATCGACGGTACTGCAACCGGATCTTGGGAAGATGCCGGTTACACTGGCGGTTCTGAGATTACTGCAGGCCAGACCGTTGATGTAGAAGCCTCAGGTGCTTACGACATCAGAGTTGTCTACGAGCCTGTCGAAGGCGATACCTCTGCTACGTTAGCAGAAGATAGCGGACCTGACGCATAA
- a CDS encoding ABC transporter substrate-binding protein, which produces MQSSNNPESSEDSLDRRQLLQALGAGGAIAIAGCSGGDGGDGGSGDGSSGDGGSGTDGGDGGDGGSQSIQFLTMGVGDNIQQFFEENNAAFEEEYDVDVEFTSVTWDNARQTVNNRVDGGQAPDVSRWPARWIPQLVGKDALEPLDDMMDGEFGQKFSEGVAAGTMYNGSHYGVPWAASNKCLYYNKDVFETAGLDPENPSLDTWDDMLAAAQQIRDSDASVPALGLAGADAIETGSQYYHYHWSHGADLVNDEGLPVVNTDGAVDALSFYTDLHLEHGVTQSSPLSSTRQDIRQLFENGDLGMVIGHVYTGLNIDSAKESGDVDFDYGIVQVPEGPEGRYSLFTIDAITILSQSEHKDLARDLIRFYFDEERRFQYSQQKGFLPVVEAVGERPYFSDSKNWAPFVEASEYARARPKLSNFSQFNDRMVQAIQEALADQKTPQKALNDAQSDLEDAME; this is translated from the coding sequence ATGCAGTCCAGTAACAATCCCGAGTCTAGCGAGGACAGTCTCGACCGACGGCAACTGCTTCAGGCGCTCGGTGCGGGCGGTGCCATCGCTATCGCGGGGTGCAGTGGCGGCGACGGCGGTGACGGTGGCAGTGGTGACGGGAGCAGTGGCGACGGCGGAAGCGGCACCGACGGCGGGGACGGCGGAGACGGCGGCTCTCAGAGCATCCAGTTCCTCACCATGGGCGTCGGCGACAACATCCAGCAGTTCTTCGAGGAGAACAACGCGGCCTTCGAGGAGGAGTACGACGTCGACGTGGAGTTCACCAGCGTCACGTGGGACAACGCCCGCCAGACGGTGAACAACCGCGTCGACGGCGGCCAAGCGCCGGACGTGAGCCGCTGGCCGGCGCGGTGGATTCCCCAGCTCGTCGGCAAGGACGCGCTCGAACCGCTCGACGACATGATGGACGGCGAGTTCGGGCAGAAGTTCTCCGAGGGCGTCGCGGCGGGGACGATGTACAACGGCTCACACTACGGCGTCCCGTGGGCCGCCTCGAACAAGTGTCTCTACTACAACAAGGACGTGTTCGAGACGGCCGGGCTGGACCCGGAGAACCCGTCGCTCGACACCTGGGACGACATGCTGGCGGCGGCCCAGCAGATACGCGACAGCGACGCGAGCGTCCCCGCGCTCGGACTCGCCGGAGCCGACGCCATCGAGACGGGGTCACAGTATTACCACTACCACTGGTCCCACGGCGCTGACCTGGTGAACGACGAGGGCCTGCCGGTCGTCAACACCGACGGGGCCGTCGACGCCCTCTCGTTTTACACCGACCTCCACCTCGAACACGGCGTGACCCAGTCCTCGCCGCTGTCCTCGACCCGACAGGACATCCGGCAGCTGTTCGAGAACGGCGACCTCGGCATGGTCATCGGCCACGTCTACACCGGGCTCAACATCGACTCGGCCAAGGAAAGCGGCGACGTGGACTTCGACTACGGCATCGTCCAGGTCCCCGAAGGGCCCGAGGGGCGGTACAGCCTCTTCACCATCGACGCCATCACGATTCTGAGCCAGAGCGAGCACAAGGACCTCGCCCGGGACCTGATTCGGTTCTACTTCGACGAGGAACGCCGGTTCCAGTACTCGCAGCAGAAGGGGTTCCTGCCGGTCGTCGAGGCAGTCGGCGAACGGCCGTACTTCTCCGACTCGAAGAACTGGGCCCCGTTCGTCGAAGCGAGCGAGTACGCCCGTGCGCGGCCGAAGCTCAGTAACTTCAGCCAGTTCAACGACCGCATGGTCCAGGCGATTCAGGAGGCGCTCGCCGACCAGAAGACGCCGCAAAAGGCGCTCAACGACGCACAGAGCGACCTCGAAGATGCGATGGAGTGA